The following coding sequences lie in one Melopsittacus undulatus isolate bMelUnd1 unplaced genomic scaffold, bMelUnd1.mat.Z mat_scaffold_72_arrow_ctg1, whole genome shotgun sequence genomic window:
- the LOC117438856 gene encoding olfactory receptor 14C36-like encodes MSNGSSITHFLLLPFAHTRELQLWHFWLFLGISLAALLGNGLIITSTACDQHLHTPMYFFLLNLSLLDLGCILTTVPKSMANSLWDTRAISYTGCAAQLFFFAFFFSAEFYLLTVMSYDRYVAICKPLHYGTLLGSRACVHMAAAAWASGFIYALLHTANTFSLPLCRGNAVEQFFCEIPPILKLSCSHSYHREVGLLVLSCFLGFGCFVFIVGSYVQIFRAVLRIPSEQGRHKAFSTCLPHLAVLSLLVSTGLFAYLKPPSMSSPSLDLVLSVLYSVVPPAVNPLIYSLRNQELKDAVRKLLTGCV; translated from the coding sequence atgtccaacggcagctccatcacccacttcctcctcctgccattcGCACACACgcgggagctgcagctctggcactTCTGGCTCTTCCTGGGCATCTCCCTGGCTGCGCTCCTGGGCAACGGCCTcatcatcaccagcacagcctgcgaccagcacctccacacccccatgtacttcttcctgctcaacctctccctgctggacctgggctgcatcctcaCCACTGTGCCCAAATCCATGGCCAATTCCCTCTGGGACACCAGGGCCATCTCCTACACAGgttgtgctgcacagctctttttctttgccttcttctTTTCAGCTGAGTTTTATCTCCTCACTGTCATGTCCTATGACCGCTATGTGGCCATCTGCAAGCCCCTGCACTATGGGAccctgctgggcagcagagcttgtgtccacatggcagcagctgcctgggccAGTGGGTTTATCTATGccctgctgcacacagccaatacattttcactacccctctgcagaggcaatgctgtggagcagttcttctgtgaaatcCCCCCGATCCTCAAGCTCTCCTGCTCACATTCCTACCACAGGGAAGTTGGGCTCCTTGTGCTAAGCTGCTTTTTAGGATTTGGCTGTTTTGTGTTCATTGTGGGTTCCTATGTGCAGAtcttcagggctgtgctgaggatcCCCTCTGAGCAGGGACGCCACAAAGCCTTTTCCACGTGCCTCCCTCACCTGGCTGTGCTCTCCCTGCTTGTCAGCACTGGTCTCTTTGCTTACCTGAAGCCCCCCTCCatgtcctccccatccctggatctggtgctgtcagtgctgtaCTCGGTGGTGCCTCCAGCAGTGAACCccctcatctacagcctgaggaaccaggagctcaaggatgctgtgaggaagCTGCTGACTGGATGTGTTTGA